Proteins encoded together in one Lysinibacillus sp. FSL K6-0232 window:
- a CDS encoding cation:proton antiporter, whose protein sequence is MFDNLLFQLPFIIFIGLFSQWLAWRFRMPAIVVMSIAGLVIGPFTGLVAPKETFGPMFQTLISLAVAVILFEGSLSLDFREIRGFRKSILRISTVGAAIAWIAGSIAAHFVAGLSWPVSFVIGGLFIVTGPTVILPLLRQAKLKERPATILKWEGIVVDPFGALLALFAYQVVLGIYQLEGGTSLTVFFISAFLAALLGGLVGFIMGQCLERSLIPEFLKSPLLLALILLVFAISDAIMHETGLLAVTVMGLVMANMHLKSHHELLHFKENISVILISSVFIMLTSSLTVDILWQLLDWRMLLFVLAMMFIVRPLSIWIATINTGLTLEERALIGWIAPRGIVALTVSGYFATALQEVGFQSAQMLTALTLALVFATVVAHGFSIGWLAKKLNLQASSGTGIMIVGASPFTTQLAVSLKNNDIDVFMMDRSWEDLSPARQQGITTEAGDILSEHTEFYVDLTPYDQLIVATKQDAYNVLVCAEFAPELGHPNIYQTALHSTDPKNYSRKYGGQLLVDAEHDIHQLNALIEQGAQLRQTKITEVFTWEDYLAQNPQAVMVYAITQDGDIVLDMVNKYDDIKHEPHTIISLIG, encoded by the coding sequence ATGTTTGATAATTTATTGTTTCAGTTGCCGTTTATTATTTTTATCGGCTTATTTTCCCAATGGCTTGCGTGGCGTTTTCGGATGCCAGCGATCGTTGTAATGAGTATAGCAGGGTTGGTAATTGGTCCTTTTACAGGGCTAGTAGCCCCGAAGGAAACGTTTGGACCAATGTTTCAAACGCTTATTTCGTTAGCGGTAGCGGTAATTTTATTTGAAGGAAGCTTGAGCCTTGATTTTCGTGAAATACGAGGGTTTCGCAAATCGATTTTACGCATTTCTACAGTAGGGGCGGCTATTGCGTGGATAGCAGGCTCTATTGCTGCCCATTTTGTTGCAGGCTTATCATGGCCTGTATCATTTGTTATTGGGGGGCTATTTATTGTTACAGGCCCAACGGTGATTTTACCCTTGCTTAGACAGGCAAAACTAAAGGAGCGGCCAGCAACGATTCTGAAATGGGAGGGCATTGTTGTTGATCCGTTTGGGGCTTTGCTAGCTTTATTTGCTTATCAGGTTGTGCTAGGTATTTATCAGCTAGAGGGTGGAACCTCCTTAACTGTCTTTTTTATTTCTGCTTTTTTAGCGGCTCTGTTAGGTGGTCTTGTAGGCTTTATCATGGGGCAATGCTTGGAGCGAAGTTTGATTCCAGAGTTTTTAAAGTCGCCTTTACTGCTGGCACTGATCTTACTGGTGTTTGCGATCAGTGATGCGATTATGCATGAAACAGGTCTGCTGGCGGTGACTGTGATGGGGCTAGTGATGGCGAATATGCATTTAAAGAGCCACCACGAGTTGCTGCATTTTAAAGAAAACATTTCTGTCATTTTAATTTCCAGTGTGTTTATTATGCTTACCTCGTCATTGACTGTTGATATTTTATGGCAGCTTTTAGATTGGCGTATGCTATTATTTGTGCTGGCGATGATGTTTATTGTGCGACCACTCTCTATTTGGATTGCTACGATTAATACAGGCTTAACGCTGGAGGAGCGGGCATTGATCGGCTGGATTGCACCAAGAGGGATTGTGGCATTAACGGTTTCAGGGTATTTTGCGACAGCGCTGCAGGAGGTAGGGTTTCAAAGTGCACAGATGTTGACGGCTTTAACATTGGCACTTGTCTTTGCAACCGTTGTAGCTCATGGCTTTAGTATTGGCTGGCTGGCAAAGAAGCTGAATTTACAGGCCTCCTCTGGTACAGGTATTATGATTGTAGGAGCCTCACCATTTACAACACAATTAGCGGTATCGCTTAAAAATAATGATATTGATGTGTTCATGATGGATCGTTCATGGGAGGATTTATCACCAGCTAGGCAGCAAGGCATTACCACAGAAGCAGGTGATATTTTAAGTGAGCATACGGAGTTTTATGTAGATTTAACGCCTTATGACCAGCTAATTGTGGCGACAAAGCAGGATGCCTATAATGTGCTTGTTTGTGCTGAGTTTGCCCCAGAGCTAGGACATCCGAATATTTATCAAACGGCACTGCATTCAACAGACCCTAAAAACTATTCACGGAAATATGGTGGACAATTATTAGTAGATGCCGAGCATGATATTCATCAATTAAATGCGCTGATAGAGCAAGGTGCACAGCTACGTCAAACGAAAATTACAGAGGTATTTACGTGGGAGGATTATTTAGCGCAAAATCCTCAAGCGGTCATGGTCTATGCAATTACACAGGATGGGGATATTGTGTTAGATATGGTCAATAAATATGATGATATAAAGCATGAGCCACATACGATTATTAGTTTAATTGGCTAA
- a CDS encoding DUF4260 domain-containing protein: MIKLKPRNIITVEYLIAFGITIFFYGYLDFSWLSFLLFLLLPDITMLGYLWHTKAGASFYNIGHSFVLPALLMVIAFIASIPTLLMTALIWLAHIFLDRALGYGLKYADAFSKTHLQRIM, encoded by the coding sequence GTGATTAAGCTGAAGCCCCGCAACATTATCACTGTCGAATATCTGATTGCCTTTGGCATCACAATCTTTTTTTATGGATACTTAGATTTTTCATGGCTTTCTTTTCTATTATTCCTCCTGCTGCCTGATATTACAATGCTCGGCTATCTATGGCATACAAAAGCAGGCGCTTCCTTCTATAATATCGGGCATAGCTTTGTACTACCTGCGCTCCTTATGGTGATTGCTTTTATAGCATCAATCCCAACGCTTCTGATGACGGCTTTGATTTGGCTGGCACATATTTTCCTAGATCGCGCACTAGGCTATGGTCTAAAATATGCTGACGCTTTTAGCAAGACACATTTACAGCGAATTATGTGA
- a CDS encoding MerR family transcriptional regulator, whose product MKIKQFAEKFAVTTDTIRYYEKEGLLHPLKQDNGYRIFNTDCEHTMKLIIVLRQLGFTLQEIKQLLALDQKPISTSCNQATMQLFTSKITAIKQQLHFYQHALQSLQLTQAYMADGHYEENQEKIAELIEDMYQNLRKGRD is encoded by the coding sequence ATGAAAATTAAACAATTCGCTGAGAAATTTGCTGTGACAACCGATACAATTCGTTACTATGAAAAGGAAGGGCTGCTCCATCCTCTAAAGCAGGACAATGGCTATCGTATTTTCAATACTGACTGCGAGCACACCATGAAATTAATTATTGTGCTACGGCAGCTTGGCTTTACATTACAAGAAATAAAGCAGCTACTGGCACTCGATCAAAAACCCATCTCAACATCCTGCAATCAGGCAACCATGCAACTTTTCACCTCAAAAATTACTGCTATCAAGCAGCAGCTACATTTTTATCAGCATGCATTGCAATCCTTACAGCTTACGCAAGCATATATGGCAGATGGACACTATGAAGAAAATCAGGAAAAAATCGCTGAATTAATAGAGGATATGTATCAAAATTTACGAAAAGGGCGTGATTAA
- a CDS encoding sigma-70 family RNA polymerase sigma factor has protein sequence MDAILDNIIDEHAEHLLRLAYFYVKNRYAAEDIVQEVFIKFSQRDYEERGQLRAYLSTLTINQSKDYLKSWHYKKLLLQEKIFPAQVKRQRDELVAAEERSQIGAAILQLSLLYREPLILYYYEEMKVHDIAQLLGVSENTVKTRLRRAREALKPHLQQEEWEVLQHE, from the coding sequence GTGGACGCCATACTTGACAACATAATCGATGAACATGCAGAGCATTTATTACGTCTTGCCTATTTTTATGTGAAAAACCGTTATGCGGCGGAGGATATTGTGCAGGAGGTTTTCATTAAATTTTCACAGCGGGATTATGAGGAGCGTGGACAGCTAAGGGCTTATTTATCAACGCTAACAATTAACCAAAGCAAGGATTATTTAAAAAGCTGGCATTATAAAAAATTATTATTACAGGAAAAAATATTTCCTGCACAGGTAAAGAGGCAGCGGGATGAGCTTGTTGCGGCAGAGGAGCGTTCCCAGATTGGAGCCGCCATTTTACAGCTATCATTGCTCTATCGAGAGCCGTTAATTCTTTATTATTATGAGGAAATGAAGGTTCATGACATTGCTCAGCTACTCGGCGTTTCTGAAAATACGGTAAAAACAAGGCTGAGGCGGGCAAGGGAAGCTTTAAAGCCTCATCTACAGCAGGAGGAATGGGAGGTGCTACAGCATGAATAA
- a CDS encoding GGDEF domain-containing protein, giving the protein MNTQEFEELWITLNELYNANRFLEYIEISSAAIDSAIKLGVYDKAILLLNYSCASYFYTGDLQLSMSVLERYRELTFQHGNDIDVIQYYNLASIYWGTFGHLKKSEELMLKGLKIAEHIQHAKSLGKLYNNLSDLEISIGNYQKAKDFAFKSLYYANAFEVKHQEPFTDILHPKTNLAIAHIELGEFQEANTLLQELLATIQQPPYSKVQLEVFNAYALLCERQGRVNEAIDLYQKTKYYALQNNDLAMLQAIYNSLVKLIEEQGNKVVLCAVQKEYINILLEMQRENYAHVLFEMEYNDHKKQFEKNAYIDPLTNIYNRRYFDEQAEKMTEKAAASHQSLALIMVDLDHFKEINDKNGHLFGDDALTTTAKTLKDFFQFLPSIVARFGGDEFIILSEIAEGETIQTMAANLYQTLSSLSLTVQEEVVQLAFSIGVSTNEQGKIVKVEELIRRADTALYASKRNGRNQITHYNHYCDMGNGI; this is encoded by the coding sequence ATGAACACACAAGAATTTGAAGAATTATGGATTACGCTCAATGAATTGTATAATGCGAATCGCTTTTTAGAATATATAGAAATTAGCAGTGCCGCAATTGACAGTGCCATTAAGCTTGGGGTGTACGACAAAGCTATTCTTTTATTAAACTATAGCTGTGCTAGTTATTTTTATACAGGTGATTTACAGCTTTCTATGAGCGTATTGGAGCGCTATCGAGAGCTAACCTTTCAGCATGGCAACGACATTGATGTTATTCAATATTACAATTTAGCATCGATTTATTGGGGAACATTTGGTCATTTAAAGAAATCGGAGGAGCTCATGTTAAAGGGGCTAAAAATTGCTGAACATATTCAGCATGCCAAGAGCTTAGGAAAGCTTTACAATAATTTAAGCGATTTAGAAATTTCAATAGGTAATTATCAAAAAGCAAAGGACTTCGCCTTTAAAAGTCTTTACTATGCTAATGCTTTTGAGGTAAAGCATCAAGAGCCTTTTACAGATATTTTGCACCCTAAAACAAACTTAGCGATTGCTCATATTGAGCTGGGGGAATTTCAGGAGGCGAATACACTGCTGCAGGAGCTATTAGCAACGATTCAGCAGCCGCCATACTCAAAGGTGCAGTTAGAGGTATTTAATGCTTATGCCTTGCTATGTGAAAGGCAGGGACGTGTAAATGAAGCAATTGATTTATATCAAAAAACAAAATATTATGCTTTGCAAAATAATGATTTAGCCATGCTGCAAGCAATTTATAATTCCCTAGTAAAGCTCATCGAGGAGCAGGGCAATAAAGTTGTTTTATGTGCTGTGCAAAAAGAGTATATTAATATATTGCTAGAAATGCAGCGAGAAAACTATGCGCATGTTTTGTTTGAAATGGAATATAACGACCATAAAAAGCAATTTGAAAAAAATGCCTATATTGATCCGCTGACAAATATTTATAATCGTCGTTATTTTGATGAGCAGGCAGAAAAAATGACGGAAAAAGCAGCCGCAAGCCATCAGTCATTAGCACTTATTATGGTGGACCTAGATCATTTTAAAGAAATTAATGATAAAAATGGTCATTTATTTGGCGATGATGCCTTAACAACGACAGCCAAAACGTTAAAGGACTTTTTTCAGTTTCTTCCGTCGATTGTCGCCCGCTTTGGTGGGGATGAGTTTATTATACTGAGTGAAATAGCAGAGGGAGAAACAATTCAAACAATGGCTGCCAACCTTTATCAAACATTATCCTCACTATCCTTAACCGTGCAGGAGGAGGTTGTGCAGCTAGCGTTTAGTATTGGCGTAAGCACAAATGAGCAGGGCAAGATTGTAAAGGTGGAGGAGTTGATTCGCCGTGCAGATACAGCGCTCTATGCCTCTAAGCGTAATGGGCGCAACCAAATTACACACTATAACCATTATTGTGATATGGGAAATGGTATATAA
- a CDS encoding DUF2975 domain-containing protein produces the protein MKQQTLFLKTAVVLMGLPILVLCIWRVPSLALKAIQYFPKTTLFALLIIYGAAIAFFIALYMALKLLSYIDQSIAFSGQSVKALKNIKFCAIIISSLYVIGMPLIYYVAEADDAPGLIIIGLVIIFASFVIAVFAAVLQKLLENAIAIKSENDLTI, from the coding sequence ATGAAACAGCAAACACTTTTTTTAAAGACGGCTGTTGTGTTAATGGGGTTGCCTATTTTAGTGTTATGTATATGGAGGGTTCCTTCGCTTGCGTTGAAGGCCATACAGTATTTTCCGAAAACAACGCTGTTTGCTTTACTAATTATTTATGGAGCGGCGATTGCCTTTTTTATTGCTTTGTACATGGCTTTGAAGCTATTAAGCTATATTGACCAAAGCATTGCCTTTTCGGGACAGTCTGTCAAGGCTTTAAAGAATATTAAATTTTGTGCGATAATAATTAGTAGTTTGTATGTGATCGGTATGCCGCTTATCTACTACGTAGCGGAGGCTGATGATGCGCCGGGGCTTATTATTATTGGTCTAGTAATTATTTTTGCTTCCTTTGTGATAGCGGTTTTTGCGGCTGTGCTTCAAAAGCTTTTGGAAAATGCCATCGCTATCAAATCAGAAAATGATTTAACGATTTGA
- a CDS encoding helix-turn-helix domain-containing protein, giving the protein MAIIINIDVMLAKRKMSVTELSEKVGITMANLSILKNGKAKAVRFSTLEAICEALDCQPGDILEYQKNKDTSS; this is encoded by the coding sequence ATGGCGATTATTATTAATATTGATGTGATGCTGGCGAAACGGAAAATGAGTGTAACGGAGCTTTCGGAAAAAGTGGGCATTACAATGGCGAATCTTTCAATTTTAAAAAATGGCAAGGCAAAGGCTGTTCGTTTTTCAACGCTAGAGGCGATTTGCGAGGCGCTGGATTGTCAGCCCGGCGATATTTTAGAATATCAAAAAAATAAAGATACATCATCATAG
- a CDS encoding sigma-70 family RNA polymerase sigma factor: MMDIEQIIEEHGDYLVRVAYLYVKNQATAEDIVQDVFIAFYQKQEQFRQEASLRTYLVKMTVNRSHDYLRSWKSKRLTLLEKITGRTTTVTPEKEMLKKSVKQELIEALFTLSVMYREVLILYYFEELSTVEIAQLIRCPEATVRTRLQRARKQLATAIGHFDWEVLRHESI; encoded by the coding sequence ATGATGGATATTGAACAAATTATCGAGGAGCATGGCGATTATTTAGTAAGGGTTGCCTATTTATATGTGAAAAATCAGGCGACTGCTGAGGATATTGTCCAGGATGTGTTCATTGCCTTTTATCAAAAGCAGGAGCAGTTTCGCCAAGAGGCATCATTGCGTACATATTTAGTAAAAATGACGGTCAATCGTAGCCATGATTATTTACGAAGCTGGAAAAGCAAACGCTTAACATTGTTGGAGAAAATAACAGGCCGTACAACAACCGTTACGCCTGAGAAGGAAATGCTCAAGAAGTCCGTGAAGCAGGAGCTAATTGAGGCATTATTTACATTATCAGTCATGTATCGAGAGGTGTTGATTTTGTATTATTTTGAGGAGCTGTCAACCGTAGAAATTGCGCAACTTATTCGCTGCCCTGAGGCAACCGTTCGCACACGATTACAGCGGGCGCGCAAACAGCTTGCAACAGCCATTGGTCATTTTGATTGGGAGGTGCTACGCCATGAATCGATTTAA